One stretch of Eupeodes corollae chromosome 2, idEupCoro1.1, whole genome shotgun sequence DNA includes these proteins:
- the LOC129944484 gene encoding uncharacterized protein LOC129944484 has product MAPNNACKLCMNVPKKNAVTKINALPKTFTIVLEEMSGVKFSKADSLNMVICMKCLDFLKNMENSSSRPKSNKISQEGKKRVFRLMEKKRMPAAQAIETVLAEQRAKELLLESGIKGPVVGGNQQAIVKPAVDLPANSSPMLRLSGAQRKKVKILVDAGMDPEAARQLVFAALIANRVTQPIDMRNNQGRNDQRGPMGQQGRANQQQTAKGPLHQNAAGPKNNPPKGGAAPIGRAKQAQKPPVQRVAPVKAAPIKAVPEKAGAGSKAPNQKAVALKNIAASPGILLPQNMRQNKNAGGGRGANSDRRVAATVSSRRNERPAPYSNNRQSNHSQRNQMPSQRNQMPSQRQQNQSQRQNQSQRQNQSQLQNMQNSNFNQRQQQSISFEVGIVPINYPNDMLDDLKLDALKEAITNEILKIPQGGPLIRFLGTSSQNGWLKVICADELSYNWLGMLVSRWERAGVRMVEGNALPQPAILTFYLQADFRGPDEILSIIEKQNNSLNAKQWRVLNRETDGNGQRITVCVDEQCFQALRSRDFMVFLGLGVVELKPRRSASDDMPFNNNANSSSQNFGGNNNFYNSGNDNMQGGGRGSGGRNGMGKDNYNSMNSGRGGGNNMNYQRQGVGYQW; this is encoded by the exons aTGGCTCCAA ATAACGCCTGTAAATTGTGCATGAACGTGCCGAAGAAAAATGCCGTGACAAAAATCAATGCTCTACCCAAAACCTTTACAATTGTTCTTGAAGAAATGAGCGGTGTTAAG tTCTCCAAAGCAGATTCGCTTAACATGGTCATATGCATGAAATGTCTGGACTTTCTAAAGAACATGGAGAATTCATCATCTCGTCCTAAATCGAACAAGATTTCACAAGAGGGTAAGAAGAGGGTATTTAGGTTAATGGAGAAGAAACGTATGCCAGCCGCCCAAGCTATTGAAACTGTTCTAGCTGAACAAAGAGCTAAAGAGTTGCTCCTCGAGTCAGGTATTAAAGGTCCCGTTGTAGGTGGAAATCAGCAGGCAATTGTGAAACCTGCGGTTGATCTGCCCGCTAATTCTTCGCCAATGCTAAGATTAAGCGGCGCCCAACGCAAGAAGGTAAAAATATTAGTTGACGCTGGAATGGACCCTGAAGCTGCTCGTCAACTCGTTTTTGCAGCTCTCATTGCAAATCGGGTTACCCAGCCAATTGACATGAGAAATAACCAAGGCCGAAACGATCAAAGGGGTCCTATGGGTCAACAAGGAAGGGCAAATCAGCAACAAACTGCTAAAGGACCCCTCCACCAAAACGCAGCAGGCCCAAAAAATAATCCACCAAAAGGTGGGGCCGCTCCGATCGGAAGGGCAAAACAGGCCCAAAAACCTCCCGTCCAGCGCGTGGCTCCAGTGAAGGCTGCTCCTATCAAAGCTGTTCCAGAAAAAGCTGGTGCGGGCTCTAAGGCTCCAAACCAAAAAGCTGTGGCGTTGAAAAACATCGCTGCCTCGCCTGGCATACTTCTCCCACAGAACATGCGGCAGAATAAAAACGCTGGCGGAGGACGGGGTGCCAACTCGGACAGGCGAGTTGCAGCCACTGTCAGTTCGCGCCGTAACGAGCGTCCAGCTCCTTACAGTAATAATCGCCAGTCAAACCATTCACAACGCAACCAAATGCCATCCCAACGCAATCAGATGCCATCCCAACGCCAGCAAAACCAATCTCAACGCCAAAACCAATCCCAACGCCAGAACCAATCACAGTTGCAAAATATGCAAAATAGCAACTTCAACCAGCGGCAACAGCAAAGTATTTCCTTTGAAGTTGGCATCGTGCCCATTAATTACCCCAATGACATGTTAGATGATTTGAAACTTGATGCGCTCAAAGAGGCCATCACCAATGAGATCTTGAAGATTCCCCAAGGCGGTCCATTGATCCGCTTCTTGGGCACAAGTTCTCAAAACGGCTGGTTGAAGGTCATTTGCGCTGACGAGTTGAGTTACAACTGGTTGGGAATGTTAGTCTCACGTTGGGAGAGAGCTGGAGTTCGTATGGTCGAGGGCAACGCTCTCCCCCAGCCTGCGATTCTCACTTTCTATCTGCAAGCAGATTTCCGCGGCCCCGATGAAATTCTCAGTATTATTGAAAAACAGAATAACTCTCTGAATGCCAAGCAATGGCGTGTTCTTAATCGTGAAACCGATGGCAATGGCCAAAGGATCACGGTTTGCGTCGATGAGCAGTGCTTCCAGGCTCTGCGTAGTCGTGACTTTATGGTATTCCTTGGATTGGGTGTTGTCGAGCTAAAGCCTAGGCGTTCAGCCTCCGATGACATGCCCTTCAATAATAATGCTAATTCATCATCCCAAAACTTCGGGGGTAATAACAATTTCTATAATTCTGGCAACGACAATATGCAAGGTGGTGGTCGTGGTAGTGGTGGAAGGAATGGCATGGGCAAAGACAATTATAACTCGATGAATTCTGGACGCGGTGGCGGCAATAATATGAACTACCAAAGACAAGGTGTAGGCTACCAATGGTAA